A stretch of the Bombyx mori chromosome 12, ASM3026992v2 genome encodes the following:
- the LOC101740105 gene encoding uncharacterized protein LOC101740105 yields MLSTISRSSSASDSLARATSRSASLNSLTTLSSRRSETTRSRSECTGSRSRSQSTSSSQPSPCFTPRSPSASSLSACMSPHSPCSSPEPKSSKPQSRCSSPKPTCSSPELVWTVPLPTCITPPAHLNLPPPYSKLLPANSDPPPANRSPPAENSDPLPLNSEPLPADPNPLTTNSNLIPENSNKPSASGSTETQPAPASLETPTVSSNVPTVSTTTRATCSQSSPKSTSTFSTTASASTSEPYVTLATSPIYCDTPPGSCSAVTEPSDDTPPISQTPPLSSNAPIASKTQPLPSKTLPALYNARAVSYYAPPVFYNRTPSSFKSSHGYSSTSQVSTKKTAVSSKTPSATSSTTRIGSYTAAACSYTPSANSNTLSNPIRQRNYPIPPPDYSSPPPGCRVSVLGTSGSDNQSATPARSTQPLPCPVPPPDYSVPPPTYPAIRISGSRPPRPGQPGYARPTVRPFRMNFGSRTRTGFKQFYPRFPKY; encoded by the coding sequence ATGCTGTCCACAATTTCACGTTCGAGTAGCGCGAGTGACTCCTTAGCGCGGGCGACCTCGCGCTCGGCCAGCCTGAACTCCCTCACGACGCTGTCGAGTCGGCGCTCGGAGACGACGCGGTCGCGCTCGGAGTGCACGGGGTCACGCTCAAGGTCGCAGTCGACAAGCTCGAGTCAGCCCTCACCTTGCTTCACTCCACGCTCGCCGAGCGCTAGTTCACTATCAGCATGCATGAGTCCACATTCGCCATGCTCTAGCCCAGAACCGAAGAGCTCAAAGCCCCAATCAAGGTGTTCCAGTCCGAAGCCAACTTGCTCGAGTCCAGAATTAGTGTGGACAGTTCCGCTACCAACTTGCATAACGCCGCCGGCACACTTGAACCTACCGCCGCCTTACTCGAAACTATTACCGGCAAACTCAGATCCACCACCAGCAAACAGGAGTCCACCAGCAGAAAACTCAGATCCATTACCGTTAAACTCGGAACCATTACCAGCTGACCCGAATCCATTGACAACAAACTCCAATCTAATACCGGAAAATTCGAACAAACCGTCAGCGTCTGGATCCACAGAGACTCAACCGGCACCAGCGAGCTTGGAAACGCCGACTGTTTCATCAAATGTGCCTACAGTTTCGACGACTACCCGAGCAACGTGCTCTCAATCATCTCCAAAATCGACTAGTACTTTTTCAACCACAGCCTCTGCATCCACGTCCGAACCCTACGTAACGTTGGCCACATCTCCCATATACTGCGATACGCCGCCAGGCTCCTGCAGTGCAGTCACAGAACCCTCCGACGACACGCCTCCGATATCCCAAACACCCCCATTATCCTCTAATGCCCCTATCGCATCCAAAACACAACCGTTGCCTTCGAAAACCCTCCCCGCACTGTACAACGCGCGTGCAGTGTCGTATTACGCGCCCCCAGTGTTTTACAACCGAACCCCGTCGTCTTTCAAATCGTCACACGGATATTCCAGTACGTCTCAAGTGTCGACCAAGAAAACCGCGGTGTCTTCGAAGACACCTTCGGCAACATCAAGTACAACCCGAATTGGTTCATACACCGCAGCGGCGTGTTCTTATACGCCATCAGCCAATTCGAACACATTGTCGAATCCTATACGTCAAAGGAACTACCCAATTCCACCACCGGACTACTCGAGTCCTCCACCGGGCTGCCGAGTGAGTGTCTTGGGTACTTCGGGCTCGGACAACCAGAGCGCGACACCGGCTCGCTCGACCCAGCCATTGCCATGTCCGGTGCCGCCGCCCGACTACTCGGTGCCGCCGCCGACGTACCCAGCCATCCGGATATCCGGGTCACGGCCGCCGCGCCCCGGCCAACCCGGGTACGCGAGGCCGACGGTTCGACCGTTCAGAATGAATTTCGGCTCGCGAACAAGGACCGGATTCAAACAGTTTTACCCGAGATTTCCAAAATACTGA